The Sorangiineae bacterium MSr11367 genome window below encodes:
- a CDS encoding sterol desaturase family protein, translating into MAWEILSPILIVAWALGIIALERIHPYDRGQKLFREGFFLDFFWYTLIQSYILGLVISLLIRWLDQRTGLSRLGLVSGWPIPLQLAFFWVTHDFYIYWFHRLQHKNRFLWRIHEAHHSGHDVDWLSGSRSHALEILINQSIEYAPIVLLGAHPDVALMKGVLDATWGMYIHSNIDVRSGWLQYFLNGPEMHRWHHSRIYRGTGFNFATKIAVWDWLFGTAHLPRPEKPVGYGLGDGETFPTGYFAQHVHSFRSFPVKESDETMVGDSHVA; encoded by the coding sequence TTGGCCTGGGAGATCCTCTCACCGATCCTCATCGTGGCATGGGCCCTGGGGATCATCGCGCTCGAACGGATCCATCCGTACGATCGCGGGCAGAAGTTGTTTCGTGAGGGGTTCTTCCTGGACTTCTTTTGGTACACACTGATTCAAAGTTACATCTTGGGCTTGGTCATCAGCCTGCTCATTCGCTGGCTGGACCAGCGCACGGGGCTTTCGCGCCTTGGCTTGGTTTCGGGGTGGCCCATTCCGCTGCAACTGGCGTTCTTTTGGGTCACCCACGACTTTTACATCTATTGGTTCCATCGCTTGCAGCACAAGAATCGATTCTTGTGGCGCATCCACGAAGCGCACCACTCCGGGCATGACGTCGATTGGCTATCGGGCTCGCGCTCCCATGCGCTGGAGATCTTGATCAATCAGTCCATCGAATATGCCCCCATCGTGCTGCTCGGGGCACACCCGGACGTGGCCCTGATGAAGGGCGTGCTCGATGCAACGTGGGGCATGTACATCCACTCGAACATCGATGTACGGAGCGGGTGGCTGCAGTATTTCTTGAATGGCCCGGAAATGCACCGATGGCACCATTCGCGGATTTATCGCGGCACGGGATTCAACTTCGCGACCAAGATTGCCGTTTGGGATTGGCTTTTCGGCACCGCGCACTTGCCGCGGCCGGAAAAGCCCGTGGGGTATGGCCTGGGGGACGGCGAGACGTTTCCAACTGGGTATTTCGCGCAGCACGTGCATTCGTTTCGGTCGTTTCCCGTGAAGGAGTCGGACGAAACCATGGTGGGGGATTCGCATGTGGCGTAG